Genomic segment of Arcobacter sp. LA11:
ATACAGTCTATATTTGTTCTATAGTGTTCATCATAGATTGGTTTACCTTTTTCATCTGTTTTAATTCCTACTTTTTTAAGAAAGTCAACGGGTGCAGTTCCCCCAATAGCATAGATAACTCTATCATAAATAGTGTAATATCCATCATCAAAATTTACTTTTACTTTTCCATGTTCGTTTTCAACTGATTGTATATCTGTATTCATACGAAGTCGTAGCTTTTCTTGACCATTATATTGATATAAAATATCTTCATTTTCAGGGTTTAGTCTATTAAAATCCTCTCTTCTATAAACTAATGTTACAGTATTATTTTCATCCGCTAGTTCATAAGCATATTCAGCGGCACTATTTCCTCCACCTACTACTAAAACTTTTTCACCTTCAGAACATTTATCAAGGTTATAATTTACATACTCTTTGATTGAAGGTGGGATTTTATACGATGGTTTATTAGGTTTTCCCATTTTTCCAATAGTAATCACCACTGCTATTGCTTTAAAACTTTGTGTTGCAGTTGTAATTAAAAAACAATCTTCATCTTGACTTCTTACTATATTTTCAACTTCTGTATTAAAAGCAGTATCAATTTTTTCTTCATCTAAAAGTTGGTCAAAAAAGTCTAAAGTTGTCTCTTTTGTTCCATCCATAAAAGGTATGTTTCCTTCAATGTTTATTGTTTGACCTTTCCAATCTTTATCAACTCTTTTATTATCTTTATAAAATTTTCTAATAGTACTTGAGTGGTTGTCTGCTTTGTCTATTAGTAATATATTTTCAATACCATGAACAGCTGCTTCAATGGCAGTACCAATCCCTCCTGGTCCTCCACCAATAATTGCAATATCATAAATAGTTGTCATAAATTTCTCCCCAGAATATGTATTTAAGCTTGATATTATACTATAATATTCTCTTATAACCAAACTTACGTATAATATTCTCTTATATCATCTAGATACTATTTTCATGGAATATTAATACAACATTTGTAAGTTTGTTTTAGATAAAATGGCTATTTTAAGAAATAAATATAAAATTATTAAAAGGTAAATATATAATGAAATATGGTGAAAAAGAGATACTTGAATTTGATATAAACAAAGATGAGAATTTTTGGCCAAATGAGCATGATAAAACTTATATTATTGATATTGAACTTCCAGAGTTTATGGCAAAATGTCCAAGAAGTGGATATCCAGATTTTGCAACAATTAAAATACAATACTCTCCAAACAAATTAGTAGTTGAACTAAAAGCTTTAAAACTTTACATCAACTCATTTATGAACAGAGAAGTATCTCATGAAAATTCAATAAATGAAATTTTTGACGTTTTATACGCAAAACTAGAACCAAAATGGATGAAAGTTATTGGTGATTTTAAGCCACGTGGAAACGTTCATACAGTTATTGAAATAGATAGCGCAAAGATGTAAAGGTTTTCCTTGGAAAGATTAGTTACTACTGCACAGGCTGCTCAAATATTAGGACTATCCTTACAAGGTGTACATTATAGAATAAAACACAATCAACTAAAATCACTAAAAAAATCTGGTAAAACATATGTATATATTAGTGATCATGTTGAGACAAAAGAAGAACCAAGAGTAGAGATTCAAGAAAACCCAAATGAAACTCTAAGAGAAGTAATTGAAGTTAAAAATGAACAAATAGTACTTTTGAAAAAAAATATAAAATGGATGAAAAGGCAATATACTTCTGAAATCTCTAGATTAGAAAAAAACCAAAAAAGAATTATAGGGGTTTTTAACCGAGAAATAGAACTACTTCAAAGTGCATTTAATGAAATGCGTTCAGTTTATAAACAACCACAAATTGCTCAAGTTGAAACTGAAGAAAAATTTATCTCACTCCAAGAGTTTTCTTTATATTTAAAAAAGAACAACAAAAATGAAAAAGAGATAAAACTAATTATTTTAAAAGCTATTAAAACTAGAGATAGTAGATTTATTTATAATAAAAAAGATAAAAAACTTTTGATTTTAAATAGTGATTTTTCGGATTTGATTTAAAAAAGGGAGTGCTAAAAGCACTCTTCTCCAGATACCCAAACACACTAAAGATAGAGGTGCCTTGCTATGTTCCCATCCTGGGGCATTGTCTCTAAAAATAATTGTAAGGGTCTAAAGAAGAGCATAAAAAGTATCTAAATACTCTTTGTGCTCATCTTTGAGGGTTGTTATTATATCTTTTGGAAACTTAAACTTCTTATAAATGAATTCCTTGACATAAAACTTTAAAAGAGTATAATCCAATCTTAATTTCATAAAAAGAGTATAAAAATTGTCAAAAAATTTTAATTTAATAGGTCTATTTTCAATTATCTTTGCAATGTTTATTTGGGGTAGCTCATTTATTGCATTAAAATCAGCTATGGCTGACTTAGGTGAATTTACGGTTATATTTTTAAGAATGTTTATTGCTTCACTTTGTTTTGTATATTTTATAAAAGGCTTTTTAAAATATGACTTTACAAAAGATGATATTAAATATATTTTACTTTTAGCACTGTTTGAACCTTGTTTATATTTTATATTTGAAGCTAAGGCTTTAGTTTATACCTCTGCTTCTCAGGCAGGTATGATTACATCTTTAATGCCTCTAATAACAGCTATGAGTGCTGGATATTTTTTAAAAGAGATTATTTCACGACAATTAATTTTTGGTTCATTAATTGCTATGGTAGGTGCTGTTTGGCTAAGTGTGCAAGCTACAACAACTCTTAGTGCACCAAATCCGATGCTAGGGAACTTTTTAGAACTATGTGCGATGATATGTGGTGCTGGGTATACAATTGTCACAAGATATTTAGTTGAAAAATACTCAGCTCTTTTTATAACAGCAATTCAGGCGTTTATAGGAGCAATATTCTTTTTCCCTTTCTTTATATATGAATATTTTACAAAACCTATGACTTTTACAACTGAAGCTATGAGTTGGGTTGTTTATCTTGGAGTGGTGGTTACACTTGGGGGATATGGTTTGTATAATTTTGCATTGACAAAAATTGAGGCTTCAAAAGCTGCTATGTTTGTTAATTTAATTCCTATTTTTACATTGATTTTAGCTTTTTTAATACTTGGAGAAAAGCTTTCAATTCAAGAACTAATAGCAAGTTTAACAATTCTAAGTGGGGTAATTCTATCTCAAATTTCAGTTAAAAGATTTAAAAGAAAAAAAGCTTGATTTATATAACTCTTTTTTTCTCCGCTTTAATTTCTGCAACACTCTTTCCTTTGGGTAGTGAAGCTTTATTAATCTATGATATCAAACAAGGCTATAACTTATATTTACTACTTCTTTTTGCAACAACTGGAAATGTATTAGGTTCAGTTATTAACTATTATTTAGGCTTAAAAGGTGAAGAATATTTAGTTGAAAAAAACTATTTAAAAGAAGAAAAAATAAAAAAATACAAATCTTTTTTTGATAGATTTGGTGGCTTTGCCCTTTTGCTATCTTGGATGCCTATAGTAGGTGACCCAATAACTTTCATAGCAGGTATTTTAAAATATGATATTAAAAAGTTCCTATTTTTAGTAACTCTTGCAAAATTTGGAAGATATCTTATTTTAGCACTTCTAATAATCTAAGAAATAGTTGGTGCAAAAGCTTTTGTACTTACATTTACTTTTTGTCCAATTTTTAGTTTTTTAACTTCATCATTACTAATTACTACCTCAACAAGCTGTTGTCCAATAGAAATAATAGCAATATGAATAACATCAACTTTTACAATCTCTAAAAGCTCCCCTTCAAAGGAAAACTTTGCACTTCCTTGTGTTTTTAGTAAAACTTTTTTTGCTTTTCCATCATCTATTACTTTCCCTTGATTAAGAACTATTACTCTATTGCTTAATCTATATAT
This window contains:
- a CDS encoding NAD(P)-binding domain-containing protein, coding for MTTIYDIAIIGGGPGGIGTAIEAAVHGIENILLIDKADNHSSTIRKFYKDNKRVDKDWKGQTINIEGNIPFMDGTKETTLDFFDQLLDEEKIDTAFNTEVENIVRSQDEDCFLITTATQSFKAIAVVITIGKMGKPNKPSYKIPPSIKEYVNYNLDKCSEGEKVLVVGGGNSAAEYAYELADENNTVTLVYRREDFNRLNPENEDILYQYNGQEKLRLRMNTDIQSVENEHGKVKVNFDDGYYTIYDRVIYAIGGTAPVDFLKKVGIKTDEKGKPIYDEHYRTNIDCMYVAGDIAFNTGGSIAAALNHGYHIVNSYMRRSGKIYAHTDKVEEFFINNPTFKH
- the queF gene encoding preQ(1) synthase, coding for MKYGEKEILEFDINKDENFWPNEHDKTYIIDIELPEFMAKCPRSGYPDFATIKIQYSPNKLVVELKALKLYINSFMNREVSHENSINEIFDVLYAKLEPKWMKVIGDFKPRGNVHTVIEIDSAKM
- a CDS encoding DNA-binding protein, which produces MERLVTTAQAAQILGLSLQGVHYRIKHNQLKSLKKSGKTYVYISDHVETKEEPRVEIQENPNETLREVIEVKNEQIVLLKKNIKWMKRQYTSEISRLEKNQKRIIGVFNREIELLQSAFNEMRSVYKQPQIAQVETEEKFISLQEFSLYLKKNNKNEKEIKLIILKAIKTRDSRFIYNKKDKKLLILNSDFSDLI
- a CDS encoding DMT family transporter, producing the protein MSKNFNLIGLFSIIFAMFIWGSSFIALKSAMADLGEFTVIFLRMFIASLCFVYFIKGFLKYDFTKDDIKYILLLALFEPCLYFIFEAKALVYTSASQAGMITSLMPLITAMSAGYFLKEIISRQLIFGSLIAMVGAVWLSVQATTTLSAPNPMLGNFLELCAMICGAGYTIVTRYLVEKYSALFITAIQAFIGAIFFFPFFIYEYFTKPMTFTTEAMSWVVYLGVVVTLGGYGLYNFALTKIEASKAAMFVNLIPIFTLILAFLILGEKLSIQELIASLTILSGVILSQISVKRFKRKKA
- a CDS encoding YqaA family protein: MIYITLFFSALISATLFPLGSEALLIYDIKQGYNLYLLLLFATTGNVLGSVINYYLGLKGEEYLVEKNYLKEEKIKKYKSFFDRFGGFALLLSWMPIVGDPITFIAGILKYDIKKFLFLVTLAKFGRYLILALLII